Genomic DNA from Prunus persica cultivar Lovell chromosome G1, Prunus_persica_NCBIv2, whole genome shotgun sequence:
GAGCAGATTGTACTAGCaatattttccaaaaaaattaaaacttgttTACCTTTACAGGCTGAAGGAAGCATTTTTGTCATCACTCATCCAGAAGGTCTGCAGAAACTTTTGGAGTTCATGAAGGAAAACTACCAAAGCCCTAAAATCATCATTACTGAAAATGGAATTACCGAGGCGAAAAATGATAAACGTGGACTTGATGTAGCACTAAAGGATCCACATAGAATTCAAAGTATTCTTTGGCATTTGTACCGGATCAAGATGGCAATAAAGTAAGTAATGAGTTTATTTCCTTAATTCATAAGAGTTGAACACAATGCATGTTTACGAGTTTGCTTGGGGATCCATATAGAGTATTCATTTACTTgtcattgttgttgtttgtgCAGGAATGGTGTAAATGTCAAGGGATATTTTCACTACACTCTAAATGACGACTTTGAGTGGGGGGAAGGCTTTATTCCAAGATTCGGGCTTTACTACGTCGACTACAAAGACAATCTCAAACGCATTCCTAAAGACTCTGCGAAGTGGCTCCCTAAGTTCCTAAAGGGTGAGGCTTAGACATAAACTCTATACGTATACAGAGTTTATCAAGCCCAAGCTCCCTGCATATACGTAGAGTTGTTGCCTATAAATGTTGATTCAATAGGGTGAGGcttccattttctttgtatttctttgGAATTCCTGCCTTGTACAACAATAGTATCTGATATTCAAGTTCTAATAATGtgttgtatgtttgttttcttatttaggtaCATGGGATAATATCCGTATACTAATGGCGTTTTCACGAGGAACACGTTGAAGCTTATAGAGAAGAAATAACATGACAGGAAATAGGAAATAATGTGTTGTAAACCAAAACTGGACTTAGAGAAGgaataacaaaacagaaaacaggaAATTAAGTTGGAAGGTTTTAGATATATGATCTGCATACTTTCAACAAAAATCGGCTGCAGAAATCCCTACTCCTTTATGCAGTTTATTGATGATTAGACTAAATCCAGAACCTGCTGTATCTCCTGATATGTTGTACTGATTACAATTTATATACAGAATACAATCGCAAATTTCTGCGGCAGAGACAGAATTTGCAGACTCGCTCTGTGCTACTAATCACTAGAAAACATTTACACATGATTTTGTTTAATGACAGTAATTTTCCCAGAGTGATGAATTTGAGCCAATGAATATATAAGCATTTGTTGAAAGAGACAAAAAAAGGGATTTTCTCATGAATTGTCTTTcaagtttttaaaatcttcATCATATAATCTTCGTTAAAATTGGTCATGGTAACCCAAGTTCAGACAAGAACAGAATACTCATTTGAATCGAAACATTGATTACGCACCTCAAAATTTCCTAAGCGAAGATTGAGCTAAGTTGCATAGTAGACTTCAATTGATCACATAGGAAATTCAGCTCAATATTTGTATACATAGTTTCATTGACTTTTGAGAACCATTTGTCAGTAAGAGCCCTTTAAATGGCACGGGCATGTCAGTCGAACATCCAGCAATACttgaacataaaaaaaataaaaagtagagATAAAATCCAAATCCTGTTACTTCAGTTCTGTTTTTTGAACCAATCCTCATTGCACATCTTCCTGTTCagcatcttcaatttcttcatccTCTGGCACCCCACGAAGGTAGAGAACGTTGTTACATCTGTTGAAGATGTGTCAGCTCATTCATTGGACACTCAAGGTTATGAATGCATATGCATGATTATGTGCTACATTGATGTTAAACATTACTTTTAAACAGAAACAGGTCGTGTAGAGGAAAATTGAGAACTTGAATAATCTACTGTGTTTACTGCATGGCAGTTTGTTACCGAAGTCACCAAAACTCCACCCAGTAAAAGGGAAGAATTATAAATCTCCGATATGGCATATAGAATACAGCAGTCTGAGAATTGCACTATCAAGGAGCTATTCCCCAGTATCCTATATTTCGCTCAATTGTAGCTATATTACACATCCATGTATGCATGCCAGAAGGTAAACCCATGGCATCCAAAAGGTACATGATCCCAACTTTTGCACCTTTTGAGGACCATTATTAACCTCAATGGGTAATCTAAGCTCCTTTTTAGCAGTCATTAAATTAACACTGTTCCATTGCATTGCCTCCTTTAATCATCTGATCCCAACTTTCTTCCTCAAGGGTATTCACAATTATCTCAatatacccttttttttttgtctgaaaGTAAAAGTTCATCTACAGTAGACAGAACATGATTTCTTACGTTGGCTAATGTTTCACACCAGTAAATAGCATCAAAGCAGAGATGGGGGCAGTAGTGCGATATTATAGAAAGGGACCTTttagagagaaggagagagattcATATGCCTAACATTACATCCTTTTCAATGTATATGTAAGTCATAATAAACTGCACACCGTCTAGTAGCGTACATTGTTAACTGAAGCCAACAGCAGCTTCAAAGTTACTCATAATGTTATATGTGGTTCCTAGACATTAGTTGCTTTTCCTGGAGGAAAAAGGTAAACTACATGCTaaaaaccataaaaaataaatgcaatgcaaataCAAATAGAAGGCACATTCCACCAACAAAATCTAAGGAAGATTATAGTTAAGAAGTTCAAAGCATTTGAGCAAACTCGCCTGATCAAAATCTCTCCCAGATTTCCTGTGAATTGTCCATCAATATATTCTTCTGTGTTGGCCAACTACGCATAAGATTACATATATTACACATCACTACCAGCTTCAGATTTATAGTCTTGCAGTAAAAAGGGGGAAACTACAATATGTATTCCGTATGAGTAAAGAAACCagagttcaaattttaaagTAGTACCTGCAAGTTCATATAGGAATCCACCGAGACCAGGAAACCTGAACGGATGCAGTATCAAAGAGAAGTAGAAATATGTTAAGCGCATGGTCATCAATTTTTAAGGACCCgagaaataaaaaacctaGAGCATAAGGGTCAAAGACATCTCCAGAAACGAAAACAAATTATACCTTTGTACTCCATTCCCCATTTAAGTTTCACAATCACAGTCTTTCCAGTCAGATTGTTCAAGAAAGGTTTCGGGTTAACTGGTATTGTCTGCATTTTGCGAATGAACAAAAGTATCGCAAATCAGGGCATGCCATTATGTTCAACAAGTGAATTTAAATATACtagcaaataaaaatattttcgaCGAATTAATGCTCAGATGTTATTCATCAACTACTAACTAAACACATGAAAATATTATTGTGCTTTTTAGaagcaatatttttttaataatctcacattaaaacaaaatgaatgcATATAAGAATCTTTCATATAACCCAAATATTATTTAGGAACCCAGCAGACCACAAGTTACACTAGCATATTATTGACTATAGCAAACCCCGAACTtccacaaaaaaagaagaaaaaaaaccaccGTAAAGcccaaaataagaaattataaGAACTCCCAAAGAGatggtaaattttaaaaagaaaccagaaagttttaaaatatgtGCCGCAATTAGATACGAAAAAGACCCACAAAAATCTTTCTAGTATAACATATTTATGCTTATGCGAGGAAGAAAGTTAGATGAAACAGGAATTACTCACGGCCATTGGCGATTGAGAAGACACCTTCAGTCGAGCTGAGCTGAAAGACGAGGTTTTTCTGTGGACTTCACGAGGGTTTAGGTTTCTCGAAACTCTAAGGTCCGGACCACTGAATTCTATCTACACCGTTGGGCCTCCTTTTAATTATATAcagagaaaattttaatttgatggGAGGCCCTTTTCTCTTTGTATATAATttaaccagaaaaaaaaaaattacgtgcatgtattttctttttgtcttcaATATAGTAATCCCATCAAATTAAAGTAAGAAAAGTGTGAATCATAGAAcacacaaaaatcacaatccacatcatttaaTATGAGTTATCGCTTAAATGTCAAAATAGTTCATGTGTTTTATCCtgttggccaatttagtctttgtgttttcaatttggcCAACTTAGTCCCcgtatttttaatttggccaatttagtccctaTTCACAACCACAAACGACCCAAATCCTCCACCCCACAACaactctctctgtctctcttccCTTTAGCCACATCCTCCTTCTTGCTCGACCACGAGCTGCAACATTTGCTGCTTTGTTTGCTCCATGGGAACCCAATTACAGTGCAAAAGCAAGGTTTATAGGAACGACCAAAGAAATTTTTGAACTCCTTTGATTAAAGAAGTTGCTTAGCTTAGGTATGCCCTTCATATGTGGTGAACCTGTTTTGTGACAATAAGGCCGAGATATATATTACACATAATCAAGTTTAGTATGATCACACGAACAATGTTAAAGTAAATCgacatttttaattattagaatatttaattatatttaatatttatgtggAGGTAGGATCCACTTGTCACGTCACCTACGCAATTGTTGTAAGGATTTATGTGtatgaaattacaaaaatacccCTACAATGTTATCACATTTAACAGACTTTTGCATGAAGTTGACGACATGGGGCAAGTAGTAGGTCACCAAACCTTGGTCAAGTGATGAAAGTGGGCCACTTTAAATTTGGGGAGGCAATGTGAGATTTGACCGTAGTTTCAAGAGGTATTGGTGTAAAGAAGTCTTATAAATATTGACAAGACCTGACTCGAATTCCACCTCGGAATTCGTGTCGAACCCTATTACCCATTCAACATCAAACCGATGctaggcccacttactaaaaacatCCTCTTCTccgaaacaaaggaaaaaaggatcgagacttctaccgaaaattcGACAATCTCCCTTAAAAAATGGACTTTACCAAAATTTTCACCAGTAAAAAACaaccgaaaaagaaaatacaaactaCCAGCACACACGATGCAGCAGCACACATGTTACAAAATAGGCCTCTAGCCTTAACTACAACCCTACACGGCCAATTTCAAAAGTTTAAGAGTGGCTCCAGCGAAggagcccagcccgaggcaagggcagaaaaaaaaaaaaatttcgctcCATCGTGCAGCCCAGGCCCGGGTttggtgtgggacccaccaactcgggccagcccaaAGGCCAAACCAGCCCCAGGTCCAAAACGCgggtgctgacgtcagcgctggcgtcacgctgacgtcagctagGGCTGTCAAAAaatttttaccgttggcgcgtgcaatgcacgcgccaacggtaaaaaaattttgaatcagcgcgcgctgacgtcagcgctgacgcTAGCGCCAACGATaggctgccacgtgtcgcgctcagtgccttccgatctgcttctcctttctaatccaacggctgaggcttttttgggtgaaaaaaatatgaaaaaaaattctaaaaaattctaaaaaattctggtatttttttctataaatacctatcaatacccttcactttcaacaccaatactcttacatttcattatacttctactaatattcactctttttacacaacattttcctctttttcatctagcattttgatttcatatttttatggcttcttctatcgaaaccggaggggctgagatgaagtatgaattataaactctcagaaatgaaaatatagaaagatgtggtgtgagaggtatgagctgagactctggttttatagaaaaatttggcaagatagacatgccacgtggcttgattttattggatgaaaatcatatctgaaatttgaaattcatccgaaatttgaacccaaatttatctgaaatttgaattttgaaattcatccgaaatttgaacccaaatttatctgaaatttgaattttgaaattcattcgaaatttgaacccaaaaatttatctgaaatttgaactttgaaattaatccgaaatttgaatccaaatatcttatccgaaaattttatctgattatgaatagtcttgacacgtaggaatccgaaaatcttatctgaaaatattacccaaattaattattttcattaaaaaataggaggaaaaaacaaaaaagtgaatagtaattgccatggctaagggcaacgggtggagaaacgatttactatttgcaagggcaaccactattcacgtgaatagtgcttgccctagctccacccttgccatggctaagggcaaatgggtggagttgctctaaagAAATGGACAAGAAGTGTCCTACAATTAAGCCGAGGCACGTGAAGGGGAAGGCTCGGCCTCATTCTCCAGCTGCTAAAGCCAGGCCGCATTCTCCAGCCGCTCCATCCGACAGCTTCTTGTAAGACTCCAGCTCCTCCGGCCGTGTTCTCGCAAGCCCCCAGAGCTCCAAAACCCGGCTGCCCAGCTTCATCGCCTCGCGCCATTACAATCCATTCCGGCCGTCTTTGAGTTTCCAGCCGCTGTGAATCCAAGACTCCAACCCACAATTCCGGCCGCCACTTTAGCTCCCAACCGCTGCAAACTAGAGTTCCTTCGAGCTTCGAGCTTCCAGCCCGGTCGCAGTCAAGCCTTGGATTCCGGCCGCCATTTTTCTCCTGCCCGGCCAGCCTCTCCAATCCGGCTGTTATTTTTCTCAAGCCCGGCCGGTCTCTCGAACCCGGCGCTATTTTTCTCAAGCTCGGTCTGTTCTCGCGCACAGTAACCCCAAGAGCCCGTTTGCTTGTACTTTCGCAAAGGGCCGGGTTAGGTGGATTTTCACCACCCTCAAACACCTATGGATTGTAATATTTGCATATATagttttcaaaagaaaacaactctGAGTTTtgctatatataatttgtaagagataaacaaatttataaagGAATGGTTTTGGTGACTGATGGAGTCAAGTACTGTGTTGGTGTTCGCAATGAATCAGATTGCTTTGATGATTGGTAATGGTTcagttgaatttttgttggttAAGTTAAAACTGCGGGTAATTAAACAAGGTGACATATTGTTTAAGTTTAAAcgtgaataataataataatcatcatcatgaaATGGcccttgaatttttcaaaaattttcatttgagtTCTCAAACTCTCAAATTAATCAATGTAGTTCTTGATCTTTTTGTTCTACACATTTTGGTCCCTCTCGAGTCTCGTCGCTTTATGTCAAAATATTAGTTAAATTTGGTCATGTACAGTGAAAGTggtattttcatcaaaatacaACCTATCTACCCAAGATAAAAATGGAATCCTGTGTATTTTGCTCAATAAAGTTCTATACTCTCTTAGATAgaacccaaatttaaaattctaaATAGAGAGAAGATGCCCATATTGAGCAAAATAGACAGATTAATTAGTGATAGATGAACATAATTTGAGAGTAATTGGAAGAATGGAGAGCGTATTATTTCAGTGGGGGTAAACCCCTACTTATCGCAATTACATGAATAGAGTGTAATACTAACCTTAACTACTCATCCATCAAATGCATCGGTGGTCAACAAAGCCATAGCCCTAATCACTATCTTGATTTAAGGCATCCCCACCAAATTTACAACAAAGAGAGCATTCTTTCcttttataaataaacttCTCTTCAGTTTTATTGGAAGAACTTACATAGCATAGATATAGCGATGAATTGATGTCATCCCTTTAATTAGGGTTCATGTTTAGATCGAACCTGAGCGCCTGGATTTGTCCCCAGATGTGGATTTAGGTTTAGAAACAAAGCCGGTGGTTTTACCATTAAGAAAATTCTTGAACCAGTGGGCTGATTGTTTAGGATAtcttttatttccatttttgtagTCCACAAAGTAGATACCAAACCTAACAGTGTAACCGTTGGCCCATTCAAAGTTGTCAAACAACGACCATGCAAAGAATCCTTTAACATTAACGCCGTCCCTGCTCAAAAATAGGAGTTAATACAATCACGTTAGTGAAATTATTGGCGAGGAAATGAGAACAAAGTCTTGCTTTTGTTAGGCAATCACTTACTTGATGGCTAATTGAAGATAATAAAGATGTTCATCGTAATACTTAATTCTGTCCTTATCAATAAGAGCTTTCTCAAGCGACAACTTGGGATCATTATGCTCATCAACTCCTGCATTAATATAATAGCCATAATGATTATTGTTAATGTATGTGGACACATTAACTAGGTTATACTAAAATTATTGAATGTTTTTAAAGATGTAATTATACCATTTTCAGTGATGTAAATAAGTGGATTCTTATACTTTCGCTTTGTATAAAGTAATACATCGCGAAGTCCTCTCGGATAAACATATAGCCAATCTGAAGCAGCCTGCCGAACCAAGTAAAACAGTGAGTTGCAACATCATGAGGCTAAACTCAACATGTCATACAATTAAAAGTATGCTATATATTTAGCTTTGTATACACGTACCACTGGACCGATGGGGACACCATTGCGGTTGTCTGCCAGAATAATATGCACGTTTTGAAGTCTTGTTAGTGCATGTAtagatacatatatacatacaaagtaatttaaaaaagaaaatcatagcCATATTGGCAGCCTAAGTTTTTAGATCTTCTACTCACTTAATGAATCAGCCTGAGAGTCCGTCGCGTAACTTGGCTCTCCGGCCTTATTGGGAGGAACAGCTTTTGCATACGATGACGAGTAGTAGTTTAgtccaataaaatcaaatgaacCCTTTAACATCTGGGATTGCTCTTTGGTGAACTTGGGCAATCGATTCCCAACAAGAGATTGCATGCTCTGCGGATATTGACCCCGTGTCAGGGGATCCAAAAACCTACAATGAAGATCGAACGTTCCAAATGTTAATTACATTTCAAAGCATGATATGGCCACTGGCACATTTGAAAGCAATCATTAGTACTGATGTCGTGCACGGATGAATACAAACCAAACCAGATAGATAATTCTACAAGTGCATACCATCCATAACTAAAATCCATTGCTCGTGATGCAGCATCTTTGTCGGCCTGTGAATCAGAAAATGGCACAGAAAAACCAGTGTTCAGCGCTATTCCTACCACGCCCTTCTGTGTAGCCTGCATGTGCGTGGACATTCAATATTCATTagtttaattattatatattcagATTTAGAGTCtctcacacacatatatatatattgataacTTAAGGAACATGGACTAGAGAGTTGACCAGAAATTTCTCTCTGTACACTTTCATAGCGGCTGCATGAGcaagaagttga
This window encodes:
- the LOC18789602 gene encoding probable small nuclear ribonucleoprotein F, whose translation is MATIPVNPKPFLNNLTGKTVIVKLKWGMEYKGFLVSVDSYMNLQLANTEEYIDGQFTGNLGEILIRCNNVLYLRGVPEDEEIEDAEQEDVQ
- the LOC18789974 gene encoding beta-glucosidase 12, whose protein sequence is MVLKLGDLPFGFLLLVLGYAVISCEAALSKHKDPTLTAKALNRGSFPPGFIFGSAGAAYQFEGGAKEGGRGPSIWDTFTHKYPDKITDGSNGDVAIDSYHRYKEDVSIVKDMGWDAYRFSISWSRILPTGMLSGGVNQEGIKYYNNLINELVANGIKPFVTIFHWDLPQGIEDAYGGFLSPKSVDDFRDYAEICFREFGDRVKHWITLNEPHTFSNAGYTSGVFAPGRCSNHTKCNGGNSGTEPYLVSHHQLLAHAAAMKVYREKFLATQKGVVGIALNTGFSVPFSDSQADKDAASRAMDFSYGWFLDPLTRGQYPQSMQSLVGNRLPKFTKEQSQMLKGSFDFIGLNYYSSSYAKAVPPNKAGEPSYATDSQADSLNNRNGVPIGPVAASDWLYVYPRGLRDVLLYTKRKYKNPLIYITENGVDEHNDPKLSLEKALIDKDRIKYYDEHLYYLQLAIKDGVNVKGFFAWSLFDNFEWANGYTVRFGIYFVDYKNGNKRYPKQSAHWFKNFLNGKTTGFVSKPKSTSGDKSRRSGSI